One stretch of Tepidibacter hydrothermalis DNA includes these proteins:
- a CDS encoding response regulator transcription factor: MYKILLVDDEILEIEALKIMLEKFKDQVTIVGEAKNGREAIELNSKLKPDIIFMDVKMPGIDGIKASKIIKNQNEDIVIIVLTAYDDFDLIHEALTLGVKDYILKPVKCDNLLNALSVQINNLKINNNRIKMKELLLMDKIISQDKNEAEILLNSIIESYIIASNEDIDYFRHKIKLILEKMMKISSKFRFKHNRLLNEEEYLHKLNSLESIQSISAYINSLLVSIFEEILESDTETKKNDIEKLKCSNKIIEPALKYIEENYREQILLEEVASISNISLYYFSKLFKKEMGMNFTTYVTKYKIEKAKKMLKNTDIPIVNIASELGYYECGYFTKVFKKIEGITPTEYRNNN; this comes from the coding sequence ATGTATAAAATATTATTAGTAGATGATGAAATCTTAGAAATAGAAGCACTAAAAATAATGTTGGAAAAATTTAAAGATCAAGTAACAATTGTTGGAGAAGCTAAGAATGGCAGAGAGGCAATAGAGCTTAACTCAAAATTAAAGCCAGATATAATATTTATGGATGTAAAGATGCCTGGTATAGATGGAATAAAGGCTTCAAAAATTATTAAAAATCAAAATGAAGATATTGTGATCATTGTACTTACTGCATATGATGATTTTGATTTAATCCATGAAGCTTTAACTTTGGGTGTAAAAGATTATATTTTAAAACCTGTTAAGTGCGATAATTTATTGAATGCTTTAAGTGTACAAATTAATAATTTGAAAATTAATAATAATAGAATAAAAATGAAAGAGTTATTATTAATGGATAAAATTATATCCCAGGATAAAAATGAGGCTGAAATTTTACTAAATAGCATTATAGAAAGCTATATTATAGCTAGTAATGAAGATATTGATTATTTTAGGCATAAAATCAAGTTGATTCTAGAAAAAATGATGAAAATATCTTCTAAATTTAGATTTAAACACAATAGATTGTTAAATGAAGAAGAGTATTTACATAAACTTAACTCTCTTGAAAGTATACAATCTATTTCTGCTTATATAAATAGTTTGTTAGTATCAATATTTGAAGAAATATTAGAAAGTGATACAGAAACAAAGAAAAATGATATTGAGAAATTAAAATGTTCAAATAAGATTATAGAACCAGCTTTGAAATATATTGAAGAAAATTACAGAGAACAAATATTACTAGAAGAGGTAGCTAGTATTTCGAATATAAGTCTTTACTACTTTAGTAAACTATTTAAAAAAGAAATGGGAATGAATTTTACAACTTATGTAACTAAGTATAAAATAGAAAAAGCTAAGAAAATGCTTAAAAACACAGATATACCTATAGTAAATATAGCATCAGAACTTGGATACTATGAATGTGGATACTTCACTAAAGTCTTCAAAAAAATAGAAGGGATAACACCTACAGAGTATAGAAATAATAATTAA
- the queC gene encoding 7-cyano-7-deazaguanine synthase QueC — translation MNIEVNKDKAVVVFSGGQDSTTCLFWAKKKFKEVIAVSFDYGQKHKLELECAKDICKKYNVEHHCLDLNLLNQLAPNSLTRTDIEVDKDSPEDGTPNSFVDGRNLLFLSFVAIFAKQKGANHIITGVSQSDFSGYPDCRDVFIKSLNVTLNLSMDFQFVIHTPLMWIDKAETWKMADDLGVLDIVKNETLTCYNGIKGNGCGDCPACKLRKNGYLEFKKSYKL, via the coding sequence ATGAATATAGAGGTAAATAAAGATAAAGCTGTAGTAGTATTTAGTGGAGGTCAAGATAGTACTACTTGCTTATTCTGGGCAAAGAAAAAATTTAAAGAAGTTATAGCAGTATCATTTGATTATGGTCAAAAGCACAAACTAGAATTAGAATGTGCTAAAGATATCTGTAAAAAATATAATGTAGAACATCATTGTCTAGATTTAAATTTATTAAATCAATTAGCACCAAATTCTTTAACAAGAACAGACATAGAAGTAGATAAAGATTCCCCAGAAGATGGAACTCCTAATTCATTTGTCGACGGAAGAAACCTATTGTTTTTATCTTTCGTTGCCATATTTGCAAAGCAAAAAGGAGCAAATCATATTATAACTGGTGTATCTCAAAGTGATTTTAGTGGATATCCTGACTGTAGAGATGTATTCATAAAATCTTTAAATGTTACATTAAATCTATCTATGGATTTCCAATTTGTAATCCATACTCCATTGATGTGGATTGATAAAGCTGAGACTTGGAAAATGGCAGATGATTTAGGGGTACTTGATATAGTTAAAAATGAAACTTTGACTTGCTATAATGGAATTAAAGGAAATGGATGCGGAGATTGCCCTGCATGTAAGTTAAGAAAAAATGGATATTTAGAGTTCAAAAAATCATATAAATTGTAA
- the folE gene encoding GTP cyclohydrolase I FolE: MGINLKEIEKHIRGILIALGENPDREGIKDTPKRVAKMYEEVFKGQAYTNQEIAEMFGKTFKDDLNINENNKDMVFMKNIEIFSHCEHHLALMYNMKVAVAYIPKDKVIGLSKIARIADIVGRRLQLQERIGTDIAEIIQMVTDSNDVAVIIEGEHGCMTTRGIKKTNAQTVTTTLRGRFETDLTLQNTLMMMYK, translated from the coding sequence ATGGGTATCAATTTAAAAGAAATTGAAAAACACATACGAGGAATTTTAATAGCTTTAGGGGAAAATCCAGATAGAGAAGGTATAAAAGATACTCCTAAACGAGTTGCTAAGATGTACGAAGAGGTATTTAAAGGACAAGCTTATACAAATCAAGAAATAGCTGAGATGTTTGGTAAAACATTTAAAGATGATTTGAATATAAATGAAAACAATAAAGATATGGTTTTTATGAAGAATATTGAAATTTTCAGTCATTGCGAACACCATTTAGCTTTAATGTACAATATGAAAGTAGCAGTTGCATATATTCCAAAAGACAAAGTTATTGGCCTTAGTAAAATTGCTAGAATCGCTGATATTGTTGGACGTAGATTACAGCTCCAAGAAAGAATAGGAACAGATATAGCTGAAATTATACAGATGGTAACTGACTCTAATGATGTAGCAGTTATAATTGAAGGTGAACATGGATGTATGACGACTAGAGGTATAAAGAAAACTAATGCACAAACAGTTACAACTACATTAAGAGGAAGATTTGAAACTGATCTAACTTTACAAAATACTTTAATGATGATGTATAAATAG
- the queE gene encoding putative 7-carboxy-7-deazaguanine synthase QueE: MDFKVVEKFVSINGEGRLSGQLAVFIRFAGCNLDCSYCDTQWANEENVKYELMSEQEIYQYIKATKVKNVTLTGGEPLLQNGLIELLNILSKDDNLSVEIETNGSVSLKEFINIKNPPKFTMDYKLPSSNMEQKMLIDNFKYLTKNDTVKFVSGSTNDLEKAKYIIDQHNLVSKTNVYISPIFGDINMADIVDFMQKHNMNGVTLQAQLHKIIWDPNERGV; the protein is encoded by the coding sequence ATGGATTTTAAAGTAGTTGAAAAGTTTGTAAGTATAAATGGAGAGGGTCGTTTATCTGGTCAACTAGCCGTATTTATAAGATTTGCAGGATGCAATTTAGACTGTAGTTACTGTGATACTCAGTGGGCTAACGAAGAAAATGTAAAGTACGAATTGATGAGTGAACAAGAAATATATCAATATATAAAAGCTACTAAGGTTAAGAACGTTACATTAACAGGTGGTGAGCCTTTACTTCAAAACGGTCTTATAGAATTATTAAATATACTATCAAAAGATGATAATCTTTCAGTTGAAATAGAAACTAATGGTAGTGTATCTTTAAAGGAATTTATAAATATAAAAAATCCACCTAAGTTTACAATGGATTATAAACTACCTTCAAGTAATATGGAACAAAAAATGTTAATTGATAATTTTAAATATTTAACTAAAAATGATACAGTTAAATTTGTCTCAGGTAGTACCAACGATTTAGAAAAAGCGAAGTATATAATCGATCAACATAATTTAGTAAGTAAAACTAACGTATATATAAGTCCAATATTCGGTGATATCAATATGGCTGATATTGTTGACTTTATGCAAAAACACAATATGAATGGAGTTACTTTACAGGCACAACTTCACAAAATAATATGGGATCCTAATGAAAGAGGTGTATAA
- the queD gene encoding 6-carboxytetrahydropterin synthase QueD: MYILKAEHSFDSAHFLANYKGKCSNIHGHRWRVEIEVQSESLINGGQLDGMVIDFGDLKKDVREIVDYYDHALIIQENTMRKETLQCLSQDGFRILEVKFRPTAENFSFFFFNYMKEKGYNVKRATVYETPTNSSTYEECEVK, encoded by the coding sequence ATGTATATATTAAAAGCAGAACACAGTTTTGATAGCGCTCATTTTCTTGCAAACTATAAAGGAAAATGTAGCAATATTCACGGTCATAGATGGAGAGTTGAAATAGAAGTACAGTCAGAATCGTTAATTAACGGTGGACAGTTAGATGGTATGGTAATAGATTTTGGAGATTTAAAAAAAGATGTTAGAGAAATAGTAGATTACTATGATCATGCCTTAATAATACAAGAAAATACTATGAGAAAAGAAACTTTACAGTGTCTATCACAAGATGGATTTAGAATACTAGAAGTTAAATTTAGACCAACAGCAGAAAACTTCTCATTCTTTTTCTTTAACTATATGAAGGAAAAAGGATACAACGTAAAAAGAGCTACTGTTTATGAAACTCCTACTAATAGTTCTACCTATGAAGAATGCGAGGTGAAATAG
- a CDS encoding acyl-CoA dehydratase activase, whose product MRILGIDLGSREVKIAVMEDNKIIKKQKISTMSFYRDYCSYDGKVTVDLNKLDINDIDIAVSTGYGRNNTDLNKFTPINEIKAHVYGGFYQTGLKDFILLDIGGQDVKVVKVEKGITTDLELNEKCAASCGRYLENMANVLEISIDDMSKEYENPVELNSTCAVFSESELIGKIAEGVSIESLCAGVNYSLYKRLNPLLTKFKGRKLVLTGGVANNVAIKEYLKKDYDEIISVKDPQFNGAIGCCYYGSKFRR is encoded by the coding sequence ATGAGAATTTTAGGTATAGATCTTGGAAGTCGAGAAGTTAAAATTGCAGTAATGGAAGACAATAAAATAATAAAAAAACAAAAAATTAGTACAATGTCTTTTTATAGAGACTATTGTAGTTATGATGGTAAAGTTACAGTAGATTTAAATAAATTAGATATAAATGATATTGATATAGCTGTATCTACAGGATATGGTAGAAACAATACTGATTTAAATAAATTCACCCCTATAAATGAAATAAAAGCCCATGTTTATGGTGGATTCTATCAGACAGGGTTAAAAGATTTTATACTTCTAGATATAGGTGGTCAAGATGTCAAAGTAGTTAAAGTTGAAAAAGGAATTACAACAGATTTAGAGCTTAATGAAAAATGTGCTGCTTCATGTGGTAGATATTTAGAAAACATGGCAAACGTACTTGAAATATCTATTGATGATATGAGTAAAGAATATGAAAATCCAGTAGAGCTAAATTCAACATGTGCAGTTTTTTCTGAATCTGAGTTAATAGGAAAAATAGCTGAGGGCGTTAGCATAGAAAGTTTATGTGCAGGAGTTAATTATTCCTTATATAAAAGGTTAAACCCCCTTTTAACAAAATTTAAGGGAAGAAAATTGGTTTTAACTGGTGGAGTTGCTAATAACGTTGCTATAAAAGAATATTTAAAGAAAGATTATGATGAAATTATATCAGTTAAAGACCCTCAATTTAATGGAGCAATCGGATGCTGTTATTATGGAAGTAAATTTAGGAGGTAA
- a CDS encoding 2-hydroxyacyl-CoA dehydratase family protein — protein MCFSKSNKATNIYEQYYDYTYPYDTEFRIIELKNQISERKLDGIIHYTQAFCYRAVEDIVLKQKLDIPILNIEGDKLNTLDARTKLRIEAFLDMLLDLKEEK, from the coding sequence ATTTGCTTTTCCAAGAGCAATAAAGCTACAAATATATATGAACAGTACTATGACTACACATATCCATATGATACTGAGTTTAGAATTATAGAGTTAAAAAATCAAATTAGTGAAAGAAAATTAGATGGAATAATTCACTACACACAAGCTTTTTGTTATAGAGCAGTTGAAGATATTGTCTTAAAACAAAAGCTAGATATTCCTATTCTTAATATAGAAGGCGATAAATTAAATACTCTTGACGCTAGAACAAAACTTAGAATTGAAGCTTTTCTTGATATGTTATTAGATTTAAAGGAGGAAAAGTAA
- a CDS encoding 2-hydroxyacyl-CoA dehydratase family protein — protein MKKIGLTTTVPVEVLIAAGYTPIDLNNLFITSKDYSNYIDIAERDGFPKSMCAWIKGIYGACIENDIKEIIGVMEGDCSNTKALIEVLELKGIKVYPFSFPHSHKKEDVKKELNKFMDIFNVNAQEVEKIRIRLNKVRNLAKEIDKLTYVNNKANGFENHLYQVSLSDLNGNVDNFESELKNAILNIEKRKPINKKLRLGYLGVPPMTGDIYEFVENFNASFVYNEVQREFAFPRAIKLQIYMNSTMTTHIHMILSLEL, from the coding sequence GTGAAAAAAATAGGTTTAACAACTACAGTTCCTGTAGAAGTTCTTATAGCAGCTGGATATACCCCTATAGATTTGAATAATCTCTTTATAACTTCTAAAGACTATTCAAATTATATTGATATAGCAGAAAGAGATGGTTTTCCTAAAAGCATGTGTGCCTGGATAAAAGGGATTTATGGAGCTTGTATAGAGAATGATATAAAAGAAATAATTGGAGTTATGGAAGGAGATTGTTCTAATACAAAAGCACTTATAGAGGTATTAGAGTTAAAGGGAATTAAAGTCTACCCTTTTTCATTTCCACACAGCCATAAAAAAGAAGATGTAAAAAAAGAATTAAACAAGTTTATGGATATTTTTAATGTAAATGCCCAAGAAGTTGAAAAAATAAGAATTAGATTAAATAAAGTTAGAAACTTAGCTAAAGAAATTGACAAGTTAACATATGTAAATAATAAAGCCAATGGTTTTGAAAATCACCTTTATCAGGTAAGTTTAAGTGATTTAAATGGAAATGTTGATAATTTCGAATCTGAACTTAAAAATGCTATTCTCAACATAGAAAAAAGAAAACCTATAAATAAAAAACTTAGATTAGGATACCTTGGTGTTCCTCCTATGACTGGTGATATATATGAATTTGTTGAAAACTTTAATGCATCTTTTGTATATAACGAAGTTCAAAGAGAATTTGCTTTTCCAAGAGCAATAAAGCTACAAATATATATGAACAGTACTATGACTACACATATCCATATGATACTGAGTTTAGAATTATAG
- a CDS encoding MarR family winged helix-turn-helix transcriptional regulator, translating into MFKLDDCVGFITNKVSKKISDVFNEKLSSYEVTRVQWIALYFLGRYEYINQSELAEKMDIKKSTMVRLIDRMEKEGYVRREKDIKDRRITYICLTELGKNRRKELLPFGEEFSDLIVRDISDEDMEVFKKVLNKLVENAQLSE; encoded by the coding sequence ATGTTTAAGCTTGATGACTGTGTTGGATTTATAACAAATAAAGTTTCTAAAAAAATTTCAGATGTTTTTAATGAAAAGTTAAGTAGTTATGAAGTTACTAGGGTTCAGTGGATTGCTTTATATTTTTTAGGCAGATATGAATATATTAATCAAAGTGAGTTAGCTGAAAAGATGGATATAAAAAAATCTACAATGGTAAGATTGATTGATAGAATGGAAAAGGAAGGATATGTACGACGTGAAAAAGATATAAAGGACAGAAGGATTACCTATATATGCTTGACTGAATTAGGTAAGAATCGTAGAAAAGAATTACTACCTTTTGGTGAAGAATTTAGTGATTTAATTGTCAGAGATATTTCTGATGAGGATATGGAAGTATTTAAAAAAGTACTCAATAAATTGGTTGAAAATGCACAACTTAGTGAATAA
- a CDS encoding carboxymuconolactone decarboxylase family protein: MKKNPRELLNAFMGGLQDVGQTNGEQVNAFMNLLGAAYKPGKLDTKAKELISVAIGVYNRCEYCIVFHAYKALEAGATREEIMEAAMVSVAFGGGPAMAYSATLLKDSIDEFEKDFK, translated from the coding sequence ATGAAAAAAAATCCAAGAGAATTATTAAATGCATTTATGGGAGGACTACAAGATGTAGGTCAAACTAATGGAGAACAGGTAAACGCTTTCATGAACTTATTAGGAGCAGCTTATAAACCAGGAAAACTTGATACAAAAGCTAAAGAGTTAATAAGTGTAGCTATTGGAGTTTATAATCGTTGTGAATATTGCATAGTATTCCATGCATATAAAGCTTTAGAAGCAGGAGCAACTCGTGAAGAAATTATGGAAGCTGCAATGGTATCAGTAGCTTTTGGTGGAGGACCTGCTATGGCATATAGCGCAACATTATTAAAAGATTCAATAGATGAATTTGAAAAAGATTTCAAATAA
- the lpdA gene encoding dihydrolipoyl dehydrogenase has product MIEIKLEQLSGESNSGKVGKIDVKIGDEIKDGDVLLQVESQKGNVSVKSNANGVIEEIVIDEGDTVNIGDILFKIDGVKTEECSDATGGFNYFNNLMKPQKEEIEADITIIGAGPGGYVAAIYAAKQGKKVIIIEKEHVGGTCLNHGCIPTKALVRSSEVYRNMKESDSFGIFAENISVNMEKVIERKNDIKNQLKKGIEYLLEKHNVQKIDGKGEIIDQNTVFVKTNRTETTIKTKDIIIATGSEPSVAPIKGIDSKHVLTSKEALDMTDLPNKLVIVGGGVIGMEFAFIYASFGVEVFVVEYADEILASLDEDVCHEISEIAKENGIKLYTSSKVESIDETESGECIVSFIKDEQSKYISCDKVLASVGRQPYFEELGIEKLGIEMNDNKKGIKVNEKMQTNILNIYAIGDVTNIIQLAHVASHQGIVAVDNILGKNKAIDYSTVPSAIFTEPEIAVVGITEKIANEKGIEIEIGKFPMSANGKALTLGDAKGFVKIIKEKATGKIIGSTIIGPHATDLLASVTLCINNKLTTKQITETIFAHPTTAESIHEAALNVEGGAIHFA; this is encoded by the coding sequence GTGATTGAAATAAAACTTGAACAATTATCTGGAGAGAGTAATAGTGGAAAAGTAGGAAAAATCGATGTGAAAATTGGTGATGAAATAAAAGATGGAGATGTACTGCTTCAAGTTGAATCTCAGAAAGGGAATGTTTCTGTAAAATCTAATGCTAATGGTGTTATTGAAGAAATTGTAATAGATGAAGGAGATACTGTTAATATAGGAGATATTTTATTTAAAATAGATGGAGTAAAAACTGAAGAATGCTCTGATGCAACAGGTGGATTTAATTATTTTAATAATTTAATGAAACCTCAAAAAGAAGAAATAGAGGCAGATATAACTATAATAGGAGCAGGTCCAGGAGGATATGTTGCAGCAATTTATGCAGCAAAACAAGGTAAAAAAGTTATTATAATTGAAAAAGAACATGTAGGAGGAACTTGCTTAAACCATGGTTGCATACCTACAAAAGCACTTGTACGTTCATCAGAAGTGTATAGAAATATGAAAGAGTCTGATAGCTTTGGTATTTTTGCTGAGAATATTTCTGTTAATATGGAAAAGGTTATCGAAAGAAAAAATGATATTAAAAATCAACTTAAAAAGGGTATAGAGTACTTATTAGAGAAGCATAATGTACAGAAGATTGATGGAAAAGGTGAAATTATAGATCAAAATACTGTATTTGTGAAAACAAATAGAACAGAAACAACTATAAAAACTAAAGATATAATAATTGCTACTGGATCAGAACCATCAGTTGCTCCTATTAAAGGTATAGATTCTAAGCACGTATTAACAAGCAAGGAAGCTTTAGATATGACAGACTTACCAAATAAATTAGTAATAGTTGGTGGAGGAGTTATAGGAATGGAGTTTGCTTTTATTTATGCAAGCTTTGGAGTAGAAGTTTTTGTTGTTGAATATGCAGACGAAATATTAGCTTCTTTAGATGAAGATGTGTGTCATGAAATAAGTGAAATTGCAAAAGAAAATGGAATCAAACTATATACTAGCTCAAAGGTTGAATCAATTGATGAAACTGAAAGTGGTGAATGTATAGTTTCGTTTATTAAAGATGAGCAAAGTAAATATATTTCATGTGATAAAGTATTAGCTTCAGTTGGAAGACAACCATACTTTGAAGAATTAGGTATTGAAAAATTAGGGATTGAAATGAATGACAATAAAAAAGGTATCAAGGTCAATGAAAAAATGCAGACAAATATATTAAATATTTATGCGATAGGTGATGTTACAAATATAATACAATTAGCACATGTTGCTTCCCACCAAGGTATTGTTGCTGTTGATAATATCTTAGGAAAAAATAAAGCTATTGATTATTCAACGGTTCCAAGTGCTATTTTTACTGAACCTGAAATAGCGGTTGTAGGAATTACTGAAAAGATAGCAAATGAAAAAGGTATTGAAATAGAAATAGGCAAATTCCCTATGTCTGCTAATGGAAAAGCATTGACATTGGGAGATGCTAAAGGTTTTGTTAAAATAATAAAAGAAAAAGCAACAGGAAAAATAATAGGTAGTACTATAATAGGACCACATGCAACAGATTTACTAGCTTCTGTAACACTATGTATAAACAATAAACTTACTACGAAGCAAATAACAGAAACTATATTTGCACATCCAACAACTGCAGAATCAATACATGAAGCAGCACTTAATGTAGAAGGGGGGGCTATACACTTTGCATAA
- a CDS encoding lipoate--protein ligase — MHNNISTRIICSTSYNPWHNLAVEEYLLEKVKDNEIILYLWQNENTIVIGRNQNPWKECMCKDFEADGGKIARRLSGGGAVFHDIGNLNFTFVMDKKLYDLEKQLSVILKAVNNLGINAEFSGRNDILVGERKFSGNAFYEKANSSYHHGAILVDANMDKLSKYLKVSKEKIASKGIESVRSRVVNLKTINDDITIEKLKESLISSFLELYKGDSNIEYIKDKQDIQDLYEKYSSWEWKYGQTPKFDINFVKRFKWGEIDLNLNLKNGIIDSLVIYSDAMNSVLIKDIENELLKIPFKMDSICKKLNNINCKTDEKDMIFEIEEWLKSKIG; from the coding sequence TTGCATAATAATATTTCAACTAGAATAATATGTTCAACATCATACAACCCGTGGCACAATCTAGCTGTTGAAGAATACCTTCTAGAAAAAGTTAAAGACAATGAAATAATATTATATTTATGGCAAAATGAAAATACTATTGTAATAGGAAGAAACCAAAATCCATGGAAAGAATGTATGTGTAAAGATTTTGAAGCAGATGGTGGAAAAATAGCTCGTAGATTATCTGGTGGAGGAGCTGTTTTTCATGATATTGGAAATTTAAACTTCACTTTTGTTATGGATAAAAAATTATATGATTTAGAAAAACAGTTAAGTGTAATTCTTAAAGCTGTTAATAATTTAGGTATTAATGCCGAGTTTTCAGGAAGAAATGATATATTAGTAGGAGAAAGAAAATTTTCGGGAAATGCATTTTATGAAAAAGCAAATTCATCATATCATCATGGAGCTATACTTGTCGATGCAAATATGGATAAATTAAGTAAATATTTAAAAGTATCAAAAGAAAAGATTGCTTCTAAAGGAATTGAATCAGTTCGTTCTAGAGTAGTAAATTTGAAAACTATTAACGATGATATAACAATCGAAAAATTAAAAGAGAGTCTTATAAGTAGTTTTCTTGAACTTTACAAAGGTGATTCAAATATAGAATATATAAAGGATAAACAAGATATACAAGATCTATATGAAAAATATTCTTCTTGGGAATGGAAATATGGGCAAACTCCTAAGTTTGATATAAACTTTGTAAAGAGATTTAAATGGGGAGAAATAGACCTGAATCTAAACCTAAAGAACGGTATAATTGATTCTTTAGTTATTTACTCTGATGCAATGAATAGTGTCTTAATTAAGGATATAGAAAATGAATTATTAAAAATACCATTTAAGATGGATTCTATTTGTAAAAAACTAAATAATATTAACTGTAAAACTGATGAAAAAGATATGATTTTTGAAATAGAAGAATGGTTAAAAAGTAAAATTGGATAA